CGCGACACCCTGCAGGGGCGTCGTCACGCCCATGGCGGCGACGATGACGATCGTGTCACCCGGGACGATCAGTCCGATCAGGATGCTGGTCTCGAGCATGATCGCGATGCCCGCGAGGACCGTCCGGAGGACAGGGTCGACGGACTGCACGGTATCGAGCAACCAGAGCAGAATGTCGTCCACACCACGAGAGTAATGCGCCCGCACCGCCACGTACGCTGGGAGTGTGCACAGCCCGGCCTCTCTTCCTGCCCGCAGGCTGCCTGTCGATGTCGATCTCGCGGCCGTCTTCACCGCGCTTGCGACGGAAGCTCCGACGGATGCGATGGGTGTGTTCTGGCTCGACGCGGGCGCGGATGCAGCCAGCGGATGGAGCTATCTCGGGCGCGGCGTCGTAACGGCAGATGCGAGCGCCGTGCGCGCGCAGCCTCTGAAGGGCACGGGCCCCACCGACCCAGGTCTTCCCCCGTTCCGCGGTGGATGGATCGGCTGGGCGGGCTATGAGGAAGGTGCCGCGGTGGCCGGAGCGCCCGTGGCCGTCGACGACACGGTGCCGGGCCAGACCTGGATCGGGGTCACGCATCTGCTGGCGATCGATCACGCGAACGGCGTGCGGTGGGTCCTCGCGCCGGAGCACGAACTCGACGAGTGGACCGCCTGGCTCGTCTCCGTCGATAAGGGGCGCCCGCGCGCAGCATCCGCCTCCTCGGCGCGCGTCGCGCGCGCCCGACACGGAGTCGACGACTACACGGCGCTCGTCGAGCGATGCCGTGAGTCGATCCGTGCCGGCGATGCGTATCAGCTCTGTCTCACGACCCGCTTCACCGTCGAGGATGCACCCGACCCGGTGCAGACGTACCTGCGCCTGCGTGCGGTGAGTCCCGCGCATCACGGCGGCTTCATCCGGGTCGGCGCCCACGCGCTGCTGAGCGCGAGTCCGGAGCAGTTCCTGCACGTCTCCGGCGGAGTCGCGCGGACGCGTCCGATCAAGGGCACGCGCCCGCGGGGCGCCACCGCAGAGGCTGATGCGCGCCTCGCCCGTGAACTCGTGGAGAGCGAGAAGGAGCGAGCCGAGAACGTCATGATCGTCGATCTCATGCGCAACGATCTCTCCCGCGTCTCCGAACCCGGAACGATCGCCGTCGAGGCGCTCTGGGCTGTGGAGTCGTATCCCGCGGTGCATCAGCTCGTCAGCACCGTGAGCGGCCACCTGACAGCCGGGGTGCGCGTCGGCGACCTCATCGACGCGATATTCCCCGCCGGCAGCATGACGGGAGCACCGAAGCTCTCCGCGATGACGATCCTACATGTATTGGAGGCCGCGCCCCGGGGCGTCTACAGCGGATGCTTCGGATTCATCGGCCTCGACGGCGAAGTCGACCTCGCGATGGTGATCCGCACGATCATCTATGCGGCAGGCACCGCGTCGGTGGGTGCCGGCGGCGGCATCACCTGGCTCTCGAACCCCGCCGAGGAGGCCGCAGAGGTGGCGACCAAGGCGCGGGCTCCACTCGCTGCACTCGGTGCGGCGCTGCCCAGCGAGTGGTCAGATCTCCTGCAGAAGCAGGCTGTGGACGGCGCTCGCTGAGACGCAACAGGGGCCGGTCAAGTCGGATACCCTGGAATATCCGGCTTTCGCGCCGTTCCGCACCCGTAGATTGGTCCTTCGTTGTCTGAGCACGCGTCCTTCCCCGTCACCGAGTCCGCTGATGAGTCGCTGTCGGCGCACGAGCTTCAGGCCAAGTGGCAGAAGTACTGGGCCGAGAACGAGACCTTCCTCGCGGGCGGCGAAGACGACACTCGCCCGCGCAAGTACGTGCTCGCGATGTTCCCGTACCCCTCCGGTGACCTGCACATGGGGCACGCCGAGAACTACCTCTACTCCGATGTGGTCGCCCGTTTCTGGCGTCACCGCGGACACAACGTCCTGAACCCCATCGGGTGGGACTCCTTCG
The DNA window shown above is from Microbacterium keratanolyticum and carries:
- the pabB gene encoding aminodeoxychorismate synthase component I yields the protein MHSPASLPARRLPVDVDLAAVFTALATEAPTDAMGVFWLDAGADAASGWSYLGRGVVTADASAVRAQPLKGTGPTDPGLPPFRGGWIGWAGYEEGAAVAGAPVAVDDTVPGQTWIGVTHLLAIDHANGVRWVLAPEHELDEWTAWLVSVDKGRPRAASASSARVARARHGVDDYTALVERCRESIRAGDAYQLCLTTRFTVEDAPDPVQTYLRLRAVSPAHHGGFIRVGAHALLSASPEQFLHVSGGVARTRPIKGTRPRGATAEADARLARELVESEKERAENVMIVDLMRNDLSRVSEPGTIAVEALWAVESYPAVHQLVSTVSGHLTAGVRVGDLIDAIFPAGSMTGAPKLSAMTILHVLEAAPRGVYSGCFGFIGLDGEVDLAMVIRTIIYAAGTASVGAGGGITWLSNPAEEAAEVATKARAPLAALGAALPSEWSDLLQKQAVDGAR